Genomic segment of Mobula birostris isolate sMobBir1 unplaced genomic scaffold, sMobBir1.hap1 scaffold_4678, whole genome shotgun sequence:
acaatgagggagacgttgttttcttgacaccagtcagatgttgttcagacctcagatagagtcagcaatcaaacgtttgagcatggtgcgatgaatgtgctgagctgtgtatatcacaatgcaagaagcatcgtaggaaagctagatgagctcaggacagggaattatgatattgtagccattattggaaCTTGATTGCACCCAACAATCTGAGGGATGTAGAGGAACaagtttgtagagagatcgcagaccatgccaagaaacaaagattaATTCagaaagtgattttaactttccatatattgactgagcctcccattctgtaaaaggaccagatggggtagagtttgtcaagtgtgccCTTAATCAATACGTAGAATTCctgacgtagaagtgtgcaataagctattagggaatgatccagggctggtgacagaaattagcgATAATAATGtcatgaaattcaaagtaaataagGAAAAAGAGAAGTCTGGTCCATGGGGTGAGATTCTAAAtcggagaaaggtcaattttgatggtatcagattgttttggacaggctgttttctgcaaagaagcacttggtaagtgggaggccttcaccagggaaattttgagggtgtagagtttgtttgtgcctgccaaaataaaagttgaaaggtgactggtgcaggggaccttggttttcaagagataatgAGGCCTGGGACATTTCTTTCCCAATGCCTCAGACTTTTGGGGACccagactcattaatgactacaatatcataattccatgccctgagctcatatgactttttttttagtcatcttctgttagcttctaaaaacttcccaataggttttgctcttttgtttcccctctctttggcttttatgttgatgttggcttctcatttcagccacggttgtgtcctcctgcctttccaatgcttccacttctttgggatgtatctatcactcagctccagaattgctcccagaaactccagccactgctgctccttTGTCACTCCGACCgtatcccttccaaacaagtttgaccagcttctctgtcatagaaacatggagtagTTCAGTACGGAACCagcctatttggcccatctagtcaatgccgaaaaacatttaagctgtctaatgcaaccacctgcacctggaccattgccctccattcaCCTACCATCCAggatcccatccaaacttcttctaaatggtgaaaccgagctcatattcaACTCTTGTGCtgtcatctcattccacactctcacgacaatttcagtaaagagctttgccaaatgttcccgttaaattttccccttccccacttacgcatgacttctggttgtcatcccacccaaactcagtggaaaaagctgcttgcatttaccctatctataccctcataattttgtagacttctaacaaatcctcaaaataatgtgtaatttccttttttaggtgtataagatgatgaggggcattgatggtgtggataaccagaggtttttttcccagggctgaaatggctaacacgagggggcatagttttaaggtgtttggaaatagataccgaggggatgtcaggggtaagttttttacccagagagtggtgggtacatgcaatacactgccggctatttgtgtgagagtgtttcagttactgtggggccaggcacccatgcagctcagtgggaacagggaataataccaatggagagagtcaaactgagccaggtcacagattggagatggcagaaataccCCATTCCTAATGAGACAGGGAGactatcagagaatttgatgctcattccagataccagcactgtgcccagttagaagatgatttctctctccaacttgggttgaacttcactgtaacagtgtgatgtcagttcACGCCTTAGCAActgaagtgatctcatctgaaatgttgtccttcacccattgatggattttgtaaatcttttcatAGGTTAAAAAtggcaaggaatttgtctacgggaatcttgagaacaacacgccagttttgctgtctcagcccagatatttaagaagtggagcaagggattcactcaatcatccttcctgctcagactgtggggagggattcactcgatcatctgaccgactggcatgcccgtcattttacacatggggagaggccgttcatctactcagacagcaggaatggattcactcagtcatctcaactgaaggtacgtcagcaagttcacactggataaGGCCAttcctctgttctgtgtgtgagaagggattcagttggtcatcccgcccatggacacaccagtcagttcacattggacaaaggctggtcatctgctgaatttgtggggaaggattcactcggtcacctgacctaatggctcaccagcgagttcacaccggggagcggcctttcacctgttcagactgtggtaaaggattcactcggtcatccaccctaatggcacaccagcgagttcacaccggggagcggccgttcatctgttcagactgtgggaaaggattcactcggtcatctgacctaatggcacaccagcgagttcacaccggagagcggccgttcacctgctcagactgtgggaagggattcactcagtcatctacactgaaggaacatcagcgagttcacactggagagaggccgttcacttgttcagactgtgggaagggattcactaggtcatctaaactgaaggtacatcagagacttcacactggagagaggccattcacctgctcagactgcgggaagggattcactcagtcatccgacgtactggtacaccagtcagttcacactgaggagaggccgttcacctgctcagactgcgggaagggattcactcggtcatccgaactactggtacaccagtcagttcactctggggagaagccattcaactgctcagtctgtgggaagagattcagtcggtcatccactcttcagagacaccagcgagttcacactggggagaagccattcaactgctcagcctgtgggaagagattcactcagtcatcccatctactgagtcatcagcgagttcacactggggagaaaccgtt
This window contains:
- the LOC140193241 gene encoding uncharacterized protein isoform X1; protein product: MAHQRVHTGERPFTCSDCGKGFTRSSTLMAHQRVHTGERPFICSDCGKGFTRSSDLMAHQRVHTGERPFTCSDCGKGFTQSSTLKEHQRVHTGERPFTCSDCGKGFTRSSKLKVHQRLHTGERPFTCSDCGKGFTQSSDVLVHQSVHTEERPFTCSDCGKGFTRSSELLVHQSVHSGEKPFNCSVCGKRFSRSSTLQRHQRVHTGEKPFNCSACGKRFTQSSHLLSHQRVHTGEKPFTCSECGKGFTRSSQLLAHQSVHTGATVHLL